The following DNA comes from Balneolaceae bacterium.
CTCAAAATGCCGGAAGTAAAAGTGACCGAGATTCCATTCGACCTGTACAACAGGGATGTTATACTGGTGGACGACGTACTCTACACCGGCCGGACAGTTCGCTCTGCGATGGATGCCCTGATGGATTATGGGCGGCCGAGAAGCATTAAATTTTGTTGCATGATTGATCGCGGGCACCGGGAACTTCCAATCCGGTCAGATTATGTTGGTTTAACAATTCCTACCCATGCCGATGAAGAAGTACAGGTGAAAGTAAAAGAGTTGGATGGAGAAGATGCCGTGTATGTAGTGAAAGGAAGGGGGCTGGATGACTGAAACCGCAGATTATAGCTTCAATAAAAAGCATCTTCTGGGTTTAGCAGATTATTCAAAAGAGGATATTGAATATATTCTCGAACAATCCAAAACATTTCGTGAGGTTTTAGACCGGCCGGTCCCCAAAGTACCCACCCTTCGAGATAAAACAATTGTTAATCTGTTTTACGAGAACAGTACACGGACCCGCTTATCCTTTGAACTCGCCCAAAAAAGAATGGGCGCTGATGTGATCAATTTCTCGAGGGGAACATCCAGTACAAGGAAGGGAGAATCTCTCAAAGATACTATTCGCAATATCAGCTCAATGAAGATTGATATGGTAGTTGTTCGTCACGAAAGTCCCGGTGTTCCCCATTTTTTAACCAGGTGTGTGGATGCAGCTATACTCAATGCTGGCGATGGTGCCCATGAACATCCCACCCAGGCACTTCTTGATATGTTTACAATACAGGAGGAGTTGAAAGGGGTAAAAGGAAAAAAAATCGCTATAATCGGGGATATAGCACACAGCCGTGTGGTTCGGTCGAATATTATTGGCATGAAAAAACTGGGTGCAGAGGTTACTATTTGCGGTCCGAAATCATTAATGCCCAACTATGTAGATGCACTTGAAGCAAATGTATCATACAATCTTGAAGAGACACTGGCTTGGTGTGATGTTGCAATGGCTTTGCGTATACAGTTAGAGAGAATTGAAGGTGCCACGGACCTGTTTCCGAGTTTGCGGGAATACCACCAGTTATTCGGAATAAAAATGGCACACCTTGAAAAATATCCGCAATTCACAGTAATGCATCCCGGTCCGATTAATCGAGGGGTAGAGATGGAGAGCGAAGTTGCGGATAGTGACAGGGCCGTAATATTAGACCAGGTTACGAACGGGCTCGCGGTCAGAATGGCCATTCTTTACTTGCTGAGCGGCGGGGTTCGGATCTAAAAGGACCTTAATTCATAACAATCGTAAAATTCCGCAGGATCCTTTCGAACGATTTTTTGATTTAAAACGTAGAAAAACTCTGTAGAAGTTCTTATTTTGACTGTCATTCAAAATTTGACCATTAGTCATATATGGAAAAAAAACTCACCCGGAAAGAGCGTGAACGCCGAGCACGAAAAGAGCTTATTATTGATGTGACCGAGAAGATCATCGAGGAGCGTGGTTTCGAAAATATCACGATGGATGAGATCGCAGAAAAAGCCGAAATGGGTAAAGGTTCTCTCTATCTGTATTTCAAAAACAAGAATTCTATATTTTTAGCAATCTGTAATCGGGGATCCCAGATTTTAAACCAGGCGATGAGCCGGGTTATAGCAGAAGATATTACGGGGTTAGAAATGGTTGAGAAACTGGGTCAGGCTTATTTTCAATTTATTACTGATAACCCATTGTATTTTAACGCTTTTAATTATTACGAGGGTTTGCGAAATCGCGATGCTTTGCCTGACGGTCCCATGGCGGATAAGTGTGAAGAAAATGCTCGACAGGCGATGACATATATCGTGCGTTCGCTACAAATTGGGATGCAGGATGGCAGTATCGATTCTTCATTTGATCCCAAGCAACTCGGCCTGATTATTTGGGGTGCATCCAAAGGAATTGTTCATATGGCTTTTATGAAACAAAAAGAGGAGCACATAGCCGTTCTTGATGATATTGATTTTAACCTCGAATCACTTATAGAAACTTTTATGCAGTTGGTTGGGCAGGGAATGAAAAATTATGACTACCAGTCAAAAAATGTGTAACAAAGAAAATATACGTACGTAGCAAGTATCTGTTTTAAATAAGATTTCGAAGAAAAAGGAAATGCAGCTAAAAAAGACTCAGCTATCAATACTTTTAATGATCATTCTGATCCTTTGTCCGGGGACTTATCAGGCGGTTTTTTCACAAGATGTTCAGGTGGAATTACCTGAGAGTAATAAACTCACCATAGATCAGGTCATTAAACTGTCGGTTGTGAATAACCCGGAAGTAAAGCGTGCAATTCTATCGGTAGAAAATGCCGATGAACAGGTGAAGATAGCCTGGAGCGAAGTTCTGCCGGATGTGACAAGTTCAGCCACATTTACCCGCAATATTGAAATACCGGTCAACTTTGTACCCGCTACATTTTTCGATCCCAATGCAGACCCGGATGAACTGGTACCCCTTCAATTCGGTACAGATAACAACTGGCAGGGTGGATTCACGGTTTCGCAAAATATTTTTCGGGGTGAGGCTATAGTAGGAATCAGCAGTTCCAGTGTCTTTAAATCTGTGCAGGAGGAAGCTCTGCGTTCAACTGTTCAGCAAATTATCACGCAGTCGAGAAAGTCATTTCATGCGGTTCTTATTGCTGAAGAGCAGTTGAGATTGCAGGAAGCGACAATCAGCCGAATTGAAGAAAATCTCGAAGAAAACCGATCCAGATATGAGGCCGGCCTCATAGAAGAGTACGATGTGCTTCGGCTTGAAGTGCAATTGGCAAACCAAAAACCACAATTGAAAGATGCTCAACTGGCTGTTGAAGAAGCTCACCGAAACTTAAAAGAGGTGATGGCTCTGCCGCTTGATATGCCGCTGGAGATAGTGGGCAGTTTAAGTGAATATCGAATCAACAATCCATCAGAAGATGGAAATAAAAATGAGAACATCTATAATCTTGTAAAAGCTACACCACTTCCAATGTTATCTGAAGAGGAAGCCCTGGATGTGATGCGCGGCAAGCGCGGTGATTTGCGTGTGCTGGATGTGCAGCAGAGCCTGAAAGACCGGGAAATCAGAGCAATTAAGAGCCGGTTTTTGCCAACTATTACTGCAGATTACAACCTTCAATGGACGGCAGCTCAGCCGGGATCACCCAGGCCGTTTGAAAATGCTGTAAGATTTCAAACGCTGATGGTTAACGTAACGGTTCCCCTATTTACCGGATTTGAGAGAATGGCGAATCTGAACGTTGCAAAGATTGAAAAAAGAGATCTTATGGTTCAGGAGTGGGCGACAGAGAAAACGGCCCTCAACGAGTATGAGACAAATTTAGAGCGTCTTAGAAATCTTGAAGAGACAGCCAACGCACGAAGACAAGCAGTGGAACAGGCCCAGCGAGGATATGAGATTGCCGAGAATCGATACAAGAACGGAGTGGGGTCGCAGCTTGAAGTGACCGAGGCAGAACTTCAGGTACGCGAAGCTGAACTAAATTATGCACTCTCAGTGGCTGATTATCTGAATACCAAGGCCGATTTTGATTTGGCTATCGGAATGGTGCCCATGATCGATGAAACTGAATACGAATTTTAAACGGATAAAAAATTAACAATATGAAAATTCAAAGAATAGCAGCAGTGCTTCTTGTACTCGCCCTTTTCAATGCCTGCGGGATGGAAACTGCTGAGGTTGAGCAGGCGGTGAAAACAGTAAATGTGGAAACCAAGCAAGCAGAGCCGGAAACCTTTGAGAGTTACTTGCGGCAAGTCGGTACCGTCAGCACAAATCGCGATGTTCAGGTTTCTGCGGAGGTTAGCGGGCGTATTGTAAACCTCAACAAAGAGGAGGGCGACGATGTGCGGGAAGGTGAAACGGTTATAAAAGTAGATGACCGAAAATTGCAGCAGGAGTTGAACCGATTGCAGGCAACAACATCTCAGTCAAGAGAAAATTACGAGCGACTGAAACGATTGTATGAAGAACAGGATATCGGTTCTGAGATCGATTATTTGAATGCAAAATATACGTATGAACAGAATCTGGCGGCGCTGGAATCTTTACGGATTGATCTGGAAAATAGTTCCATCTCTGCGCCTTTTACAGGAGTTGTTGAGACTGTATTTACAGAAGTGGGCGAGATGGTTTCGCCCGGAACTCCTGTTTTTCGCCTGATCAGCAGTGAGAGTAAAAAGGTAGAACTTGGGGTTCCCGCAAGATATGCCAATTCAGTGGATTTGGGTGATGAGGCTGAGGTTTGGTTTGATTTTGACGCCGAAACCCGATACCAACTGCCGGTTACACTCATTGGAAATACAATCAACCCAACAAACCGGACATTTGCCGTTGAAATTGATCTGCCTGCAGAGCTTAACCAGGTAAAAATTGATATGATTGCCAATGTACGGCTTCGAATCGAAAGAATTGAAGATGCTATTGTAGTCGGCGAAGAGTATGTATTCCAGAAAAGCGGAAACAATGTAGTGTATGTAACCGGCCAAGACGAGGAGGGTAACCCCATTGCTGTAGAACGGGTTGTAAGTTTGGGTTCGGCTTATGGAAATAATGTTGTGATTCGAGACGGCCTTGCCGCGGGTGAAGATTTAGTAACTGTAGGAGCTTCGTATCTGCAGGACGGCTCCAGGATTGTAATTGTTGAAGAGGAGCAGTCTGAAATGGTTGCCGAACAAGAAAGTGAATAAAATTTAGTCATGAGCAAAGATCAATTCAATAGTCCTATTAAAAAGACAACGGCTCCGGCAGAAGACCGCAAAGAGTTTGGGCTGAGTTCATTTTCCATCAACAACAGAGTAAGTGTTCTTGTAATGGTGGTTCTGATTGCCATTTTGGGAGTTCAGTCGTATATGTCCATCCCGAAAGAGGCTCAGCCGGATATTACCATTCCGAATATCATTGTAATTACGCTCTATCCCGGGGTGAGCCCTGTGGATATGGAGAGTTTAATCACCCGGAAACTTGAAGAGGAGCTTGGGACTATCTCTGATATAAAGGAGATGACATCCACTACTACGGAGGGATATTCAAGCATCAACCTGGAGTTCAATACAGATGTAAATATTGATGAAGCGCTCCAAAAGGTTCGGGAAAAAGTGGATTTGGCAAAACCGGAACTGCCGTCTGCGGCCGAAGATCCGATGATACAGGAGATTAACGTTTCCGAATTCCCGATTATGCAGGTGAATGTATCGGGGGCGTACGGGCTTGATGATTTGAAGATTGTAGCCGAAGATCTGCAGGATCGGATTGAAATGATACCACAGGTACTGGAAGTTAACCTGGCCGGGGGAATTGAGAAAGAGGTGCAGGTGAATGTTGATCTCCAGATGCTCAAATATTACGGAGTGTCGATGGGAGATATTATTTTGGCCATTCAGAATGAGAATGTAACCATTCCCGCAGGTGCTATAGACGTGGGCTCCAAGAAGTTCCTGATGCGGGTTCCGGGTGAATATGACAGTCCGTCACCGATTGAAGATATAGTAATTGATGCCCCCAATGACGCCCCAATTTACATCAGGGACGTGGCAGATGTTAGGTTCACTCAAAAAGAAAGAGAATCATATGCATATCTGAACGGCGACCCGGTTATCACACTCTCTGTAACCAAGCGAACGGGAACCAATATTATTGAGGCTGCACAAAGTGTGCGGAATATTATTGATGAACAACTCCCGGGTATGCCTCCCACTACGAATGTAAAGGTTACATCTGATATGAGTGAGGAGATAAACATGATGGTGAGCAGCCTGGAGAATAATATTATATCCGGCCTTATTCTTGTGATTGGAGTTCTGCTCTTTTTCCTTGGTGTTCGGAATGCTTCATTTGTGGGGATATCCATTCCGTTGTCTATGTTTATCTCATTCATCGTCCTCCAGGCCGCGGGAATTACCATGAACATGATTGTGCTCTTTTCACTGATTCTTGCACTGGGGATGCTGGTGGATAATGCTATTGTAGTGGTGGAAAATATTTTCCGTTACCTCGAAGAGGGATACGATAATATTGAGGCGGCAAAAAAAGGGACCGGAGAGGTAGCCATGCCCATAATTTCGGGCACGTCAACAACTCTTGCTGCCTTTCTTCCGATAGCTTTTTGGCCGGGAATTGTGGGCGATTTTATGTCGTACCTGCCAATTACTCTTATCATTACTTTGAGTAGTTCGCTTTTTGTTGGGTTGGTGATCAATCCTGTGCTGTGTGCTGTTTTTATGGAGTTGGAAACGGACGAGAAACGCAGAAAACCATCCATTACCAGGAAAGGGAAGTGGGCACTCAATATTGCTGGTATTATTCTTCTCGGTTTTCTTTTGATGGGAAACCCAAATTTTTGGGGAATGATGATTGTTTTAGGAGCACTTCTGTTTCTCAGTTTTAAATTTTTTATGAAACCGGTGGGCCTCTGGTGGCAGGAAAAGGGGTTGAAACGGGTTCTTACCTACTATGAATCTACATTAAAATGGTCGCTCAAACATCGTTTTAAAGTATTTGGAATTTCAGTCTTAGTGTTGATATCGAGCTTTGTGGTTTTCGGAGTTTTTAACCAGGGAGTTGAATTTTTTCCTGAAGACATCCCACCAAAAAGAGCCTATGTTCAGATAGAAACTCCAGCCGGAACCAATGTAGAATTTACAAGGGATATAGCTGAAGAACTGGAAAGCCGTTTGAGTCAACTTGATAACTATGCGGATGTAGAAACTGTTGTAAATACACCCGGCTCACCCGTATCAAGTGGAATGGAAATGGGTGGAGGAAATACCTCCAACAGGGGAACCATTGCTCTCAGTTTTGTAGACTACAATGAACGAGTGGGAAGTACATTTGATGCGATTGAGCAACTTCGCGAAATTCTGCCCAAAGGAATTGCGGGGGCCGAAATAACTGTAGAAAGACAACAAAATGGTCCTCCAACCGGGAAACCGATAAATCTTGAAATAGCTGGACAAGATCTTGAACAACTCGACAGTATCTCCCGGGAGATACTGTCGATCCTGGAAAACGATCCGATCTACGGAAAGCTCGATGGACTCGAAACAGATCAGCCTGAGGCGCGACCTCAAACCAGGATTACGGTAGATCGTGAAAAAGCAGCTATTTACGGAGTAAACACCAACGATGTTGGAAATACCATCCGACAGGCTATAAATGGTGTTGAAGCCTCTCAGTATAGAGAAGGCAATGACGAATATGATATTACCGTACGCCTTGCTGAGAGGTACAGGGAAGATTTAAGCACGTTGAATAATTTAACAGTGATGGGAGAAGAGGGGCGGCAGATTCCACTTTCTGAAATTGCAAACTGGCATGTTGAAGAGGGCTACGGAGGTATCAACCGAATTGATCAGAATCGGGTTGTTTCTGTACAGGCTGATGTTCGAAGTAACTACAATAGTAACGCCGTACTTGCAGAAGCCCAGCAGTTACTGGCACCTCATCTGCAGGAGCTGCCTGAGGGCGTAACAACACGCTGGACAGGCCAAAACCAGGAACAGGATGAAGCCCAGGAATTTTTGACCAATGCATTTTTCATTGCACTGGCACTGATGGCGTTCATTCTCATTTCTCAGTTTAACTCAATTTCCAAACCGTTTATCGTATTAACATCGGTTATTATGTCTATTGCCGGGGTGTTGTATGGATTAGTAATCTTCCAGATGCCATTCGGTATAATTATGACAGGTATCGGTGTGATTTCACTTGCAGGTGTGGTAGTTAATAACGCCATTGTGATGATTGACTATATAGATATTCTGAGATCGCGGGATAATATGAATCTGTACGATGCACTGGTACAGGGCGGGCTTGTGCGTTTTCGTCCCGTAATTTTAACAGCCATTACCACAACATTAGGACTTGTACCACTCGCAATAGGTTTTAACCTGGACTTTATTGTACTTGCAAATGAACCGCTGCAGTTTTTAACTAATATTGGTGAATATGTTTATTGGGGTGGTGAACAGGCCGCATGGTGGAGTGGCATGGCAATTGCCGTAATTTGTGGTTTAATGTTTGCCACATTTCTTACGTTGATTCTTGTTCCGGTCTTGTACTACATCATTGAAGAGATCCGAAGAGGAACAAACAGATACTTTTTCGATACCGTGAATCCTGCAATTATTATCGATCAAAGCGAGGTGATTAGCCAAAATGGTTCGCCCAAATCACAGGAAGA
Coding sequences within:
- a CDS encoding TetR/AcrR family transcriptional regulator, whose protein sequence is MEKKLTRKERERRARKELIIDVTEKIIEERGFENITMDEIAEKAEMGKGSLYLYFKNKNSIFLAICNRGSQILNQAMSRVIAEDITGLEMVEKLGQAYFQFITDNPLYFNAFNYYEGLRNRDALPDGPMADKCEENARQAMTYIVRSLQIGMQDGSIDSSFDPKQLGLIIWGASKGIVHMAFMKQKEEHIAVLDDIDFNLESLIETFMQLVGQGMKNYDYQSKNV
- a CDS encoding TolC family protein, with protein sequence MIILILCPGTYQAVFSQDVQVELPESNKLTIDQVIKLSVVNNPEVKRAILSVENADEQVKIAWSEVLPDVTSSATFTRNIEIPVNFVPATFFDPNADPDELVPLQFGTDNNWQGGFTVSQNIFRGEAIVGISSSSVFKSVQEEALRSTVQQIITQSRKSFHAVLIAEEQLRLQEATISRIEENLEENRSRYEAGLIEEYDVLRLEVQLANQKPQLKDAQLAVEEAHRNLKEVMALPLDMPLEIVGSLSEYRINNPSEDGNKNENIYNLVKATPLPMLSEEEALDVMRGKRGDLRVLDVQQSLKDREIRAIKSRFLPTITADYNLQWTAAQPGSPRPFENAVRFQTLMVNVTVPLFTGFERMANLNVAKIEKRDLMVQEWATEKTALNEYETNLERLRNLEETANARRQAVEQAQRGYEIAENRYKNGVGSQLEVTEAELQVREAELNYALSVADYLNTKADFDLAIGMVPMIDETEYEF
- a CDS encoding efflux RND transporter periplasmic adaptor subunit, which produces MKIQRIAAVLLVLALFNACGMETAEVEQAVKTVNVETKQAEPETFESYLRQVGTVSTNRDVQVSAEVSGRIVNLNKEEGDDVREGETVIKVDDRKLQQELNRLQATTSQSRENYERLKRLYEEQDIGSEIDYLNAKYTYEQNLAALESLRIDLENSSISAPFTGVVETVFTEVGEMVSPGTPVFRLISSESKKVELGVPARYANSVDLGDEAEVWFDFDAETRYQLPVTLIGNTINPTNRTFAVEIDLPAELNQVKIDMIANVRLRIERIEDAIVVGEEYVFQKSGNNVVYVTGQDEEGNPIAVERVVSLGSAYGNNVVIRDGLAAGEDLVTVGASYLQDGSRIVIVEEEQSEMVAEQESE
- a CDS encoding aspartate carbamoyltransferase catalytic subunit, yielding MTETADYSFNKKHLLGLADYSKEDIEYILEQSKTFREVLDRPVPKVPTLRDKTIVNLFYENSTRTRLSFELAQKRMGADVINFSRGTSSTRKGESLKDTIRNISSMKIDMVVVRHESPGVPHFLTRCVDAAILNAGDGAHEHPTQALLDMFTIQEELKGVKGKKIAIIGDIAHSRVVRSNIIGMKKLGAEVTICGPKSLMPNYVDALEANVSYNLEETLAWCDVAMALRIQLERIEGATDLFPSLREYHQLFGIKMAHLEKYPQFTVMHPGPINRGVEMESEVADSDRAVILDQVTNGLAVRMAILYLLSGGVRI
- the pyrR gene encoding bifunctional pyr operon transcriptional regulator/uracil phosphoribosyltransferase PyrR, which translates into the protein MEQAKIMSEEDVNRTYLRFAHQFLEPHDNPSEPAVIGMQTRGVYIGRRIVNIIENIIGTKPDFGVLDVTFYRDDFRSKLKMPEVKVTEIPFDLYNRDVILVDDVLYTGRTVRSAMDALMDYGRPRSIKFCCMIDRGHRELPIRSDYVGLTIPTHADEEVQVKVKELDGEDAVYVVKGRGLDD
- a CDS encoding efflux RND transporter permease subunit → MSKDQFNSPIKKTTAPAEDRKEFGLSSFSINNRVSVLVMVVLIAILGVQSYMSIPKEAQPDITIPNIIVITLYPGVSPVDMESLITRKLEEELGTISDIKEMTSTTTEGYSSINLEFNTDVNIDEALQKVREKVDLAKPELPSAAEDPMIQEINVSEFPIMQVNVSGAYGLDDLKIVAEDLQDRIEMIPQVLEVNLAGGIEKEVQVNVDLQMLKYYGVSMGDIILAIQNENVTIPAGAIDVGSKKFLMRVPGEYDSPSPIEDIVIDAPNDAPIYIRDVADVRFTQKERESYAYLNGDPVITLSVTKRTGTNIIEAAQSVRNIIDEQLPGMPPTTNVKVTSDMSEEINMMVSSLENNIISGLILVIGVLLFFLGVRNASFVGISIPLSMFISFIVLQAAGITMNMIVLFSLILALGMLVDNAIVVVENIFRYLEEGYDNIEAAKKGTGEVAMPIISGTSTTLAAFLPIAFWPGIVGDFMSYLPITLIITLSSSLFVGLVINPVLCAVFMELETDEKRRKPSITRKGKWALNIAGIILLGFLLMGNPNFWGMMIVLGALLFLSFKFFMKPVGLWWQEKGLKRVLTYYESTLKWSLKHRFKVFGISVLVLISSFVVFGVFNQGVEFFPEDIPPKRAYVQIETPAGTNVEFTRDIAEELESRLSQLDNYADVETVVNTPGSPVSSGMEMGGGNTSNRGTIALSFVDYNERVGSTFDAIEQLREILPKGIAGAEITVERQQNGPPTGKPINLEIAGQDLEQLDSISREILSILENDPIYGKLDGLETDQPEARPQTRITVDREKAAIYGVNTNDVGNTIRQAINGVEASQYREGNDEYDITVRLAERYREDLSTLNNLTVMGEEGRQIPLSEIANWHVEEGYGGINRIDQNRVVSVQADVRSNYNSNAVLAEAQQLLAPHLQELPEGVTTRWTGQNQEQDEAQEFLTNAFFIALALMAFILISQFNSISKPFIVLTSVIMSIAGVLYGLVIFQMPFGIIMTGIGVISLAGVVVNNAIVMIDYIDILRSRDNMNLYDALVQGGLVRFRPVILTAITTTLGLVPLAIGFNLDFIVLANEPLQFLTNIGEYVYWGGEQAAWWSGMAIAVICGLMFATFLTLILVPVLYYIIEEIRRGTNRYFFDTVNPAIIIDQSEVISQNGSPKSQEEEKEYHH